In the genome of Bradysia coprophila strain Holo2 unplaced genomic scaffold, BU_Bcop_v1 contig_232, whole genome shotgun sequence, one region contains:
- the LOC119076564 gene encoding pickpocket protein 28-like, which translates to MEIELNSMHRGERISVNELEVEQLVKETTRRVLKEYCNNTTIHGCKYLTAPKRHWTERFLWTIVFVVLIGLCGFSIFNTWSQWNNNPVKMSIGGEESLISEIPFPTVTVCSETKALKSFLTGTFNSCLLDREKLDDIQWTRCVAVQHLCSRLPNEFEDENANESIFKDIEDMAPSMLESDSWDHGWSGTGSLNIETMTDVLTEEGMCHSFNTLNSHEIYTNEMAPGMMIVTGITSISNWNPDNGYDESDFDSWKYPIRTYLAGHVNAL; encoded by the exons atggaaatagaATTAAATTCCATGCATAGAGGGGAACGAATTTCCGTTAACGAGTTAGAAGTTGAACAGTTGGTCAAAGAA ACGACACGCAGAGTATTAAAGGAGTACTGTAACAATACAACAATTCATGGATGTAAATACCTTACTGCACCAAAACGGCACTGGACTGAAAG ATTTTTGTGGACTATAGTTTTTGTCGTGTTAATTGGTCTATGCGGGTTTTCTATCTTCAATACCTGGTCTCAATGGAATAATAATCCAGTCAAAATGAGCATAGGCGGTGAAGAGTCATTAATTTCGGAGATCCCATTCCCAACAGTAACTGTTTGTTCGGAAACTAAAGCTCTCAAAAGCTTCCTAACTGGAACTTTCAATTCATGTCTCTTGGACAGAGAAAAACTTGATGATATTCA GTGGACTCGATGCGTCGCTGTACAGCATTTGTGCAGTCGCCTACCTAATGAGTTCGAGGACGAAAATGCAAACGAATCCATTTTCAAAGATATTGAGGATATGGCACCTAGTATGCTGGAGTCGGATTCTTGGGACCATGGATGGAGTGGTACGGGTTCATTAAATATCGAAACTATGACTGATGTGTTAACGGAAGAAGGAATGTGTCACTCCTTCAATACTCTGAACTCACATGAAATTTATACGAATGA AATGGCTCCTGGAATGATGATTGTAACAGGTATTACAAGTATATCCAACTGGAATCCAGATAATGGATATGATGAAAGTGATTTCGATAGTTGGAAATATCCGATACGAACGTATTTAGCTGGACACGTTAATGCATTGTGA
- the LOC119076565 gene encoding PHD finger protein 12, translating into MSKYEYNLESSGSLMNAIQELIRPPDEVNLKANAKKSHPYCKRPGRGHNRDSCDACEEGGELICCDRCPSSFHLTCHDPPLREEDIPSGTWLCLNCRMTKKADTNVATLEPEASNVDRTKSPVVDEETADDASSETRKLRKRSNSHLSGVSGTSEKSVKQPQSVPPPPLIVETNDVEKTKSPFDELIKAAAILNPRQFELPRNMSIFVQFPGGDKIEPTKNGSKKIKTVSKNKPHELDAQGMVPLPAKTCFYCRKSCKKAPLVACDYCPLYFHQDCLDPPLTALPTGLWMCPNHPEQFIDWKLVSSVSATERIKLWNRFSGPLDHETVKAEFLRKSHCKNPPFRYKIKSAPKERIQVPAIVEYHYKNRPTLLPSLRQVKRCENVYRNGICHEMVPEDLSRMIDEDLKAIRDANCKVDKFNEKYREDDDMDIDTELTVKAEEPKDTEQELKHSEFLNQVNEELKNLDETLIKQLAYRQLQEILYENQDLVRQYQEESTNKAILKALLKKPVRSVPLPSQLLTKEDIERISREFTSPNKDGRIDRSPSPINVDGYEAKRIKLEDGMMSNGFDDYRSNEQKAMDVANLLQEPMRDSKVRARAILTPVGDVLNGKRWFTKYSSENTVYMRYRSLTIGTSPGSQVQLRKVSQCPYVSNKHATIFYDDVTQTYELLNYSEFGTEVNGQWYTCDFTEHTALSPPPLRADQSKDQKSLYESVRSIIDKRRNVVRLEKVKNGELPRIALPAHPKCGCNTKAPMINGWEGTAVLTHGSLIRFGCVSYVFSIVLANDGDDEF; encoded by the exons ATGTCAAAGTATGAGTACAATCTAGAGTCGAGCGGAAGTTTAATGAAT GCAATTCAAGAACTAATAAGACCACCCGACGAAGTGAATCTCAAAGCAAATGCCAAGAAGTCACATCCGTATTGCAAACGGCCTGGTCGTGGTCATAACCGTGACAGTTGTGATGCCTGCGAAGAAGGTGGCGAATTAATTTGTTGCGATCGATGTCCGTCGTCTTTTCATCTGACTTGCCA TGATCCACCATTGCGTGAAGAGGACATTCCTAGCGGTACATGGCTCTGTCTAAATTGTCGCATGACTAAAAAAGCTGATACGAATGTCGCGACGTTGGAACCCGAAGCATCCAATGTTGATCGCACGAAATCTCCGGTCGTTGATGAGGAGACGGCCGACGATGCGTCAAGTGAAACGCGAAAGTTGAGGAAAAGGAGCAATTCGCATTTGTCTGGCGTTAGCGGAACGAGTGAGAAAAGTGTTAAGCAACCGCAATCCGTACCGCCACCACCATTAATAGTTGAAACGAACGATGTGGAAAAGACAAAGTCACCGTTCGATGAACTGATCAAGGCAGCAGCCATCCTGAATCCTCGTCAATTCGAGTTGCCGCGGAATATGAgcattttcgttcaatttccGGGCGGCGATAAGA TTGAACCAACCAAAAATGGGTCAAAGAAGATCAAAACAGTGTCGAAGAATAAGCCACACGAATTAGATGCACAGGGAATGGTGCCGTTGCCGGCCAAAACATGTTTCTATTGCAGAAAATCATGCAAAAAGGCTCCGCTGGTAGCGTGCGACTATTGTCCGTTATATTTTCATCAG GATTGTCTCGATCCACCACTAACCGCACTGCCGACTGGATTATGGATGTGTCCCAATCATCCTGAACAATTTATC GATTGGAAGCTCGTATCGTCCGTATCAGCGACGGAACGCATCAAACTGTGGAATCGCTTCAGCGGTCCACTGGATCACGAAACAGTTAAAGCCGAATTCCTTCGTAAGAGTCACTGCAAAAATCCTCCGTTTCGTTACAAAATCAAATCGGCACCGAAGGAACGTATTCAGGTGCCGGCCATCGTTGAATATCACTACAAAAATCGACCGACACTGCTGCCGTCGCTGCGTCAGGTAAAACGGTGCGAAAATGTTTACCGGAACGGAATCTGCCACGAAATGGTACCTGAGGATTTGAGCCGCATGATCGACGAGGATTTGAAGGCGATCAGAGATGCTAACTGCAAAGTTgataaattcaacgaaaagtATCGCGAAGATGATGATATGGATATCGATACGGAGCTGACGGTGAAAGCGGAAGAACCCAAAGACACGGAACAGGAGCTCAAACATTCAGAATTTCTGAATCAAGTCAACGAAGAACTGAAAAATTTAGACGAAACGCTCATCAAACAGTTGGCTTATCGACAGTTACAAGAGATTCTCTACGAAAACCAGGATCTGGTGCGACAGTACCAGGAGGAGAGCACGAATAAGGCTATATTGAAGGCACTGCTTAAAAAACCGGTTCGCAGTGTACCGTTACCTAGTCAATTGTTGACAAAAGAAGACATTGAACGAATATCGCGCGAGTTTACTAGTCCTAACAAAGACGGTAGAATCGATCGATCGCCCAGTCCGATCAATGTTGATGGATACGAGGCCAAGAGAATTAAGTTGGAGGATGGTATGATGAGCAATGGTTTCGATGATTATCGTTCAAATGAGCAGAAAGCCATGGATGTGGCAAATCTGTTACAGGAACCGATGCGTGATTCGAAAGTTCGAGCTAGAGCTATTCTGACGCCAGTTGGGGATGTGTTGAATGGCAAACG ATGGTTCACGAAATATTCATCGGAAAATACGGTCTACATGCGGTATCGCAGTCTAACTATTGGCACATCACCCGGCAGCCAAGTGCAGTTACGGAAAGTCAGTCAATGTCCATACGTGTCAAACAAACACGCGACCATTTTCTATGACGAC GTGACACAAACATACGAATTGCTCAATTACTCGGAATTCGGCACCGAAGTGAATGGTCAGTGGTACACCTGCGATTTTACCGAACACACAGCGTTATCACCACCACCACTTCGGGCCGATCAAAGCAAAGATCAGAAATCGTTGTACGAATCGGTGCGTTCGATAATCGACAAGCGACGGAATGTCGTTCGACTGGAGAAGGTGAAAAATGGCGAATTGCCGAG AATAGCGCTGCCAGCTCACCCAAAATGTGGATGCAACACTAAGGCGCCAATGATAAACGGTTGGGAAGGTACGGCAGTTTTAACACATGGTTCGCTGATACGATTCGGTTGCGTTTCGTATGTGTTTTCCATTGTTCTGGCGAATGATGGAGACGATGAATTCTAA